A single genomic interval of Rosistilla ulvae harbors:
- a CDS encoding PAS domain-containing hybrid sensor histidine kinase/response regulator produces MTSQPEPSSLAARFRPASTLLNQISDVVWVASLQDRGLVYCNSAARRLFGFDANADATLDDLLLKVHSSDRGNVRRDLHHVREDGSVTHKFRICDSEGKTTWVDQRASLVLDDAGEPIGIEAVAQVITLREIANQTELESVSTHQKLREHVSLCVLRKDKKGRFQYANETFCESMGMQSQDLIGKTDFDLFPAELARSYFENDRAVMESGQPEHVIEEHQTADGTQSFVEVLKLPAFSPKGNVVGVQVIFWDVSYQKQNESELEQSQFLMDTLLDNVPDAVYFKDRKSRFIRISRSHARLFQLDDPQDAVGKSDAEFFGEEHAEAALADERRIIETGESIIAKVERENWPDREDTWCSTTKVPLRKATGEIIGTFGISRDVSTQKQAEIELSRERDLLRTITNNIPDLIYVKDRHGRFVTGNTAVLKLFGVESSKDLVGKTDYDFVPPELACNYVTDDQIVMRTGEPLIDQEETSQHSDAERFWLLTTKVPLRGEDGEIIGIVGIGRDITARKLAAEELLAAKEAADAANRAKSDFLANMSHEIRTPMNAIIGMTELLLDTRLDSSQRGYLKMVQESGDALLSIINDVLDFSKIEAGMLDIDSTPFDLRELLGDTMKTLAVRAHIKRLELAFRVAPGLPQYVVGDAGRLRQIVVNLVGNAIKFTEQGEVVVDVELHEADDQATEIRVCVRDTGIGIPAEKCKSVFNEFEQADASTTRRYGGTGLGLAISSRLVEMMEGKIWVESKVGVGSQFYFTIRCGIAPDDIQQKKKRGVVVVGGTRVLVVDDNETNRLILDEMLSNWGMYPELADGGDEALELLKLADEEGSPFGLIVSDVNMPGLDGFEFATRVRSLPAAGEIPIIMLTSGGRVGDKDRREKLKIAERLMKPVKQSELFDAIVSALGVSASEDARDEQSKPLYDLRKLKILLTEDNLVNQTLAIGVLSKHGHEVIAVGNGQEAIDILQEQTFDLVLMDIQMPVMDGMTAARMIREQEQETGSHIPIIAMTAHAMKGDREECLAAGMDEYVPKPIRTSTLFEKLIKVMSRGSDSPPIDFDDEEAGQATVDAIDVEQENEPVTSSVPDIQLESIRFETATEPSSASPIDWDRLHSTLGENRELISDLFMAFSLESGSLGKSIRAAVADQDASLLKASAHTLKGAAMAICATQLSELLEVLELKGRSGTVGDVADQLALWEQAMAETLRETEKFLNEQG; encoded by the coding sequence GTGACATCGCAACCTGAGCCATCGTCCCTCGCAGCCCGGTTCCGCCCCGCGTCGACGCTGTTGAACCAAATTTCCGACGTCGTGTGGGTCGCCAGTTTGCAAGACCGTGGCTTGGTCTACTGTAATTCCGCGGCCAGGCGGTTGTTCGGATTTGACGCCAATGCCGACGCGACGCTCGATGACTTGTTGTTGAAAGTCCATTCGTCCGACCGCGGCAACGTGCGACGCGACTTACATCACGTTCGCGAAGACGGATCGGTCACGCACAAGTTTCGGATCTGCGACAGCGAGGGCAAAACGACCTGGGTCGATCAACGCGCTTCGCTAGTCCTCGACGATGCGGGCGAACCGATCGGAATCGAAGCGGTCGCGCAAGTGATCACGCTCCGCGAGATCGCGAATCAAACCGAATTGGAATCGGTCAGCACCCATCAAAAGCTCCGCGAACACGTCTCGTTGTGCGTTCTTCGCAAGGATAAAAAGGGACGCTTCCAATACGCCAACGAAACGTTCTGCGAATCGATGGGAATGCAATCGCAAGACCTGATCGGCAAAACCGATTTCGATCTGTTCCCCGCCGAACTCGCCCGGTCGTATTTCGAAAACGATCGCGCAGTGATGGAAAGCGGCCAGCCCGAACATGTGATCGAAGAACACCAGACCGCCGACGGCACGCAAAGCTTTGTCGAGGTCTTGAAACTGCCCGCCTTCAGCCCCAAAGGGAATGTGGTCGGCGTGCAGGTGATCTTCTGGGACGTCAGCTATCAGAAACAAAATGAAAGCGAGCTGGAACAGTCGCAGTTTCTGATGGACACGTTGTTAGACAACGTTCCCGACGCTGTCTATTTCAAGGATCGCAAGAGTCGCTTCATCCGGATCAGTCGCAGCCACGCGCGGCTATTCCAACTGGACGATCCCCAAGATGCAGTCGGCAAATCGGACGCCGAATTCTTTGGCGAAGAACACGCCGAAGCCGCATTGGCCGACGAACGCCGGATCATCGAAACCGGCGAATCGATCATCGCCAAGGTCGAACGTGAAAACTGGCCCGATCGCGAAGACACCTGGTGCTCGACGACGAAGGTGCCGCTGCGGAAAGCAACGGGAGAGATCATCGGAACGTTCGGGATCTCCCGCGATGTCTCGACGCAAAAGCAAGCCGAGATCGAACTGTCGCGCGAACGCGATCTACTGCGAACGATCACCAACAACATCCCCGATCTGATCTACGTCAAAGATCGGCACGGCAGGTTTGTCACTGGAAACACCGCGGTTTTAAAACTGTTTGGCGTCGAATCGAGCAAGGATCTGGTCGGCAAAACCGATTACGATTTTGTCCCGCCCGAACTGGCGTGCAACTACGTTACCGACGACCAGATCGTGATGCGGACCGGGGAGCCGTTGATCGATCAAGAGGAGACGTCGCAGCATAGCGATGCCGAGCGTTTTTGGTTGCTGACGACCAAGGTTCCACTGCGTGGCGAGGATGGCGAAATCATCGGGATCGTTGGTATCGGACGCGATATCACCGCTCGCAAGCTGGCTGCTGAGGAGCTGCTGGCGGCGAAAGAAGCTGCCGATGCGGCGAACCGGGCCAAGAGCGACTTCCTGGCAAACATGAGTCACGAGATCCGCACGCCGATGAATGCGATCATCGGGATGACCGAATTGCTGCTGGACACGCGGCTCGATTCCAGCCAACGCGGCTACCTGAAAATGGTTCAGGAATCGGGCGACGCGCTGCTTTCGATCATCAACGACGTGTTGGATTTTTCGAAGATCGAAGCCGGCATGTTGGACATCGACTCCACTCCGTTCGATCTTCGCGAACTGTTGGGCGACACGATGAAGACGCTTGCGGTTCGAGCCCACATCAAACGGCTTGAACTCGCGTTCCGAGTCGCTCCCGGGCTGCCGCAATACGTCGTTGGCGATGCCGGACGACTGCGGCAAATCGTGGTCAATCTTGTCGGCAACGCGATCAAGTTTACCGAACAGGGAGAGGTGGTCGTCGACGTCGAACTACACGAAGCCGACGATCAAGCGACCGAAATCCGCGTCTGTGTGCGAGATACAGGAATTGGGATTCCCGCCGAAAAATGCAAGTCGGTCTTCAACGAGTTTGAGCAGGCCGATGCCTCGACAACCCGTCGCTATGGCGGGACCGGGTTGGGACTAGCAATCTCTTCGCGGTTGGTCGAAATGATGGAAGGGAAGATCTGGGTTGAAAGTAAAGTTGGCGTCGGCAGCCAGTTCTACTTCACGATCCGCTGTGGAATCGCCCCGGACGATATTCAGCAAAAGAAGAAACGGGGCGTGGTGGTCGTGGGTGGCACCCGCGTTCTCGTTGTCGACGATAACGAAACCAATCGCCTGATCCTCGATGAAATGCTCTCGAACTGGGGGATGTATCCGGAATTGGCCGATGGCGGCGACGAAGCGCTCGAATTGCTGAAGCTGGCGGATGAGGAGGGGAGTCCGTTTGGGCTGATCGTCAGCGACGTCAACATGCCGGGACTCGATGGTTTTGAATTCGCCACTCGCGTCCGAAGTCTACCCGCAGCAGGCGAGATCCCGATCATCATGCTCACCTCCGGCGGTCGCGTGGGCGATAAAGATCGACGCGAAAAGTTGAAGATCGCCGAACGGTTGATGAAACCTGTCAAGCAATCGGAGCTGTTCGATGCAATTGTCAGCGCGCTGGGCGTCTCGGCGTCGGAGGATGCTCGCGACGAACAATCCAAACCGCTCTACGATTTGCGAAAGCTGAAAATCCTGCTGACCGAAGACAATCTTGTCAATCAAACCCTCGCCATCGGCGTGCTCAGCAAACATGGGCACGAGGTGATCGCAGTCGGCAACGGACAAGAGGCGATCGACATATTGCAGGAACAGACTTTCGATCTGGTTTTGATGGATATCCAGATGCCGGTGATGGATGGGATGACCGCGGCGCGGATGATCCGCGAACAGGAACAAGAAACCGGTAGTCACATCCCGATCATCGCGATGACCGCGCATGCGATGAAAGGGGATCGCGAGGAATGTCTGGCGGCGGGGATGGACGAATACGTCCCCAAACCGATCCGGACCTCGACGCTGTTTGAAAAACTAATCAAGGTGATGTCGCGCGGCAGCGATTCCCCGCCGATCGACTTCGACGATGAAGAGGCCGGACAAGCGACGGTAGATGCCATTGATGTGGAACAGGAAAACGAACCGGTGACTTCGTCGGTCCCAGACATCCAGCTCGAATCCATTCGATTTGAAACCGCCACCGAACCGTCATCCGCGTCGCCGATCGATTGGGACCGTTTGCATTCGACTTTGGGAGAGAATCGCGAGCTGATCTCCGACCTATTTATGGCTTTTTCGCTGGAAAGTGGCTCGTTAGGGAAATCGATCCGGGCGGCGGTTGCCGACCAGGATGCGAGCCTTCTGAAGGCTTCGGCACATACGCTGAAGGGTGCAGCAATGGCGATCTGTGCGACGCAGTTGTCTGAATTGTTGGAAGTTTTAGAACTGAAGGGACGATCCGGCACCGTGGGCGATGTTGCAGATCAGCTTGCGTTATGGGAGCAAGCGATGGCGGAAACGCTGCGGGAGACCGAAAAGTTTTTGAACGAACAGGGTTAG
- a CDS encoding ATP-binding response regulator, translating to MANVLLAEDSSTQVVLLRSLLEEDSHQVRVAADGQVALEMVAHQVPDVVVTDMQMPNMNGLELVKSLRQIYPQVPVILITAQDSEELAVQALKEGAAAYLPKSRLDEELLDSVTHVLSLLDTEMSYKNLIDCLDYYEFQFTLENDPKLIAPLVNLIQQMAAGIQYCDDVTRARIGMALEQALRNALYHGNLELSRDALRKDEELRVVGEPSIVDRRRQEPPYADRKIHFRAKLGHDQLQFTVRDDGAGFDCSAVEPPEQKHLDDQTGRGLLLIQSFMDEVAFNPEGNEITLTSHVAEVAGV from the coding sequence ATGGCAAATGTATTGCTGGCAGAAGACAGTTCCACTCAAGTTGTTCTGCTGAGATCTTTGTTGGAAGAGGATTCGCACCAGGTCCGCGTTGCAGCGGATGGGCAGGTCGCTCTGGAGATGGTCGCTCATCAGGTGCCCGATGTTGTGGTCACCGACATGCAGATGCCGAACATGAACGGTTTGGAGTTGGTGAAAAGTTTGCGGCAGATCTATCCGCAGGTCCCGGTGATTTTGATCACGGCTCAGGACAGCGAGGAACTGGCGGTCCAAGCCCTTAAGGAAGGTGCTGCCGCTTATCTGCCCAAATCGCGGCTCGACGAAGAGTTGTTGGATTCGGTGACACATGTTTTGAGCTTGCTCGACACCGAGATGAGCTACAAAAATCTGATCGACTGCCTGGACTACTACGAGTTCCAGTTCACGTTGGAAAACGATCCCAAGCTGATCGCACCGCTTGTCAATTTGATTCAACAGATGGCTGCGGGAATCCAGTACTGCGACGACGTCACGCGAGCGCGAATTGGGATGGCGTTGGAACAAGCGTTGCGGAACGCCTTGTATCACGGCAACTTGGAACTCAGCCGCGACGCGTTACGCAAGGATGAGGAATTGAGGGTCGTCGGCGAACCGTCGATCGTCGATCGCCGCCGCCAGGAACCGCCGTATGCCGATCGCAAGATCCACTTTCGCGCCAAACTGGGACACGATCAGCTGCAGTTTACGGTTCGCGATGACGGAGCGGGGTTTGATTGTTCCGCCGTCGAGCCTCCAGAGCAAAAACATCTGGACGATCAAACCGGTCGCGGACTGTTGTTGATTCAATCGTTTATGGATGAGGTTGCGTTTAATCCCGAGGGAAACGAAATCACATTGACCAGCCACGTCGCCGAAGTTGCTGGCGTTTGA
- a CDS encoding Gfo/Idh/MocA family protein, protein MIKRRQFLQASAAAAAVVACPSIVRGRNLNSKLSVAGIGCDGKGWSDIKEMSDHPQTQMAAFCDIDLARTEKVKKLAPDAPVFQDYREMLAKLGDKIDAVTVSTPDHMHAFITLDAMRQGKHVYCQKPLTHNVWEARQVANQTKKSGVITRLGNQIHSHSVYRTGVQVIQSGTIGKVKEVRSWCAATGHGKSGQISVPKNPPALPKSVDWDLWIGVAPMRTYGGHNVYHPWGWRDWQDFGNGALGDFGCHILDPVFTALKIAAPPTQLKADHSGMNDQVWAAQTQVDYVFPGTELTTDDTIKISWDDGGLLPSVRGSHIPGTVALPKSGSIFIGEKGTMVMPHVGPPQLFPQDQYAADAIEKVESVNHYHGWVDGCLSGEQPSDGFDYGALLTESVLLGNIAVRYRTQNLQWDAAAMRFTNNDDANKWLRRDYRTGWNIDEV, encoded by the coding sequence GTGATCAAACGCCGTCAGTTCCTTCAAGCATCGGCTGCCGCGGCAGCTGTTGTCGCCTGTCCATCGATCGTTCGCGGACGCAACCTGAACTCCAAACTGTCGGTCGCCGGAATCGGCTGTGACGGCAAGGGCTGGTCGGACATTAAAGAGATGTCGGATCACCCACAGACCCAGATGGCCGCCTTCTGCGACATCGATTTGGCGCGAACTGAAAAGGTCAAAAAGCTAGCTCCCGACGCGCCGGTCTTCCAAGACTACCGAGAGATGCTGGCCAAGCTGGGCGACAAAATCGATGCGGTCACCGTTTCGACTCCCGACCACATGCACGCCTTCATCACCCTCGATGCGATGCGTCAAGGCAAGCATGTCTACTGTCAAAAACCGTTGACCCACAATGTCTGGGAAGCGCGACAGGTCGCCAACCAAACCAAGAAGTCGGGCGTGATCACTCGACTGGGCAACCAGATCCATTCGCATTCGGTCTACCGAACCGGCGTTCAAGTGATCCAATCGGGAACGATCGGCAAGGTCAAAGAGGTCCGTTCGTGGTGTGCCGCGACGGGGCATGGGAAGTCGGGACAGATCTCGGTTCCAAAGAATCCACCAGCGTTGCCCAAGTCGGTCGATTGGGATCTGTGGATCGGCGTCGCTCCGATGCGCACCTATGGCGGCCACAACGTCTATCACCCGTGGGGATGGCGCGATTGGCAGGACTTCGGCAACGGAGCCTTGGGCGATTTCGGCTGCCACATCTTGGATCCCGTCTTCACGGCGCTGAAGATCGCCGCTCCGCCGACTCAGCTGAAAGCGGATCACTCGGGGATGAACGACCAGGTCTGGGCGGCTCAAACCCAAGTCGACTACGTCTTCCCTGGCACCGAATTGACGACCGACGATACGATCAAGATCAGCTGGGACGACGGTGGTCTGTTGCCTAGCGTCCGCGGATCGCATATCCCCGGCACTGTCGCGCTGCCAAAATCCGGGTCGATTTTCATCGGCGAAAAGGGAACGATGGTCATGCCACACGTTGGCCCACCGCAATTGTTCCCGCAGGATCAATATGCCGCCGACGCGATCGAAAAGGTCGAAAGCGTCAACCATTACCACGGTTGGGTCGACGGTTGTTTGAGCGGCGAACAGCCGAGCGACGGATTTGATTACGGCGCCCTGTTGACGGAATCGGTTCTACTGGGCAACATCGCGGTTCGTTATCGCACGCAGAATCTCCAATGGGATGCTGCCGCGATGCGGTTCACGAACAACGACGACGCCAACAAGTGGTTGCGTCGCGATTACCGTACCGGTTGGAATATCGACGAGGTGTAG